The Equus quagga isolate Etosha38 chromosome 10, UCLA_HA_Equagga_1.0, whole genome shotgun sequence genome includes a region encoding these proteins:
- the ARHGAP36 gene encoding rho GTPase-activating protein 36 isoform X1: MGGCIPLLKAARTLCPRIMPPLLLLSAFIFLVNVLGGAPGHNPDRRTKMISIHSLSELERLKLQETAYHELVARHFLSEFKPDRALPIDRPNTLEKWFLILRGQQRVISLKTFGIRLEEVLVNELTRRKHLELRAEMQIEESTGQALGRRRGNVVQRMFGRIRRFFSRRRDEPSLPREFTRRGRRGAVSVDSLAELEDGALLLQTLQLSKISFPIGQRLLGSKRKMSLNPIAKQIPQVVEVCCNFIEKHGLSTVGIFTLEYSEERVRELREEFDQGLDIVLDDTQNVHDVAALLKEFFRDMKDSLLPDDLYMSFLLTATLKPQDQLSALQLLVYLMPPCHSDTLERLLKALHKITENCEDSIGFDGQLVSGNRMTSTNLALVFGSALLKKGRFAKRESRKTRLGIDHYVASVNVVRAMIDNWDILFQVPPHIQRQVAKRVWKSSPEALDFIRRRNLRKIQSARIKMEEDALLSDPVESSAEARAAVLAQSKPFDEGSSEEPAVPPGTAHSHDDEEGAGNPPILEQDRPLLRVPREKEAKTGIGYFFP; encoded by the exons ATGGGTGGCTGCATTCCTCTTCTGAAGGCAGCAAGGACACTGTGCCCCAGAATCATGCCCCCTTTGCTGTTGTTGTCTGCCTTCATTTTTTTAGTGAACGTCCTGGGAGGAGCCCCAGGACACAACCCGGACCGCAGGACCAAGATGATATCAATACACAGTCTTTCGGAGCTGGAACGTCTGAAGCTGCAAGAGACTGCTTACCACGAACTAGTGGCCAGACATTTCCTCTCTGAATTCAAACCTGATAGAG CTCTACCTATTGACCGTCCAAACACCTTGGAGAAGTGGTTTCTGATTCTGAGAGGACAACAGAGGG TCATATCACTGAAGACATTTGGCATTCGTCTGGAGGAGGTGTTGGTGAATGAGCTTACCCGCCGCAAGCATCTTGAACTAAGAGCCGAGATGCAGATTGAAGAATCCACTGGTCAGGCTTTGGGCCGTCGTCGGGGAAACGTGGTGCAAAGGATGTTTGGCCGCATTAGGCGCTTTTTCAGTCGCAGACGGGATGAGCCCTCCTTGCCCCGGGAGTTCACTCGCCGTGGGCGTCGA GGTGCAGTATCTGTGGATAGCTTGGCTGAACTGGAGGATGGGGCCCTGCTGCTGCAGACCTTGCAGCTTTCCAAGATTTCCTTTCCAATTGGCCAGCGACTTCTTGGatccaaaaggaaaatgagcCTCAACCCAATTGCTAAACAAATCCCCCAAGTTGTTGAGGTTTGCTGCAACTTCATTGAGAAACATG GCTTAAGCACAGTGGGGATTTTCACCCTGGAATATTCTGAGGAGAGAGTGCGTGAG CTCCGTGAAGAATTTGATCAAGGTTTGGATATAGTGCTGGATGACACTCAGAATGTGCATGATGTGGCTGCGCTTCTCAAGGAGTTTTTCCGTGACATGAAGGACTCTCTGCTGCCAGATGATCTGTACATGTCCTTCCTCTTGACAGCAA ctcTGAAGCCGCAAGATCAGCTTTCTGCCCTGCAATTGCTGGTTTACCTGATGCCACCTTGCCACAGTGACACTCTGGAGCGTCTGCTGAAGGCTCTGCATAAAATCACTGAGAACTGCGAAGATTCCATTGGCTTTGATGGACAGTTG GTTTCAGGCAACCGTATGACTTCCACCAATTTAGCCTTGGTGTTTGGATCTGCCCTTCTGAAGAAGGGGAGATTTGCCAAAAGGGAGTCCAGGAAAACAAGACTGGGGATTGACCACTATGTTGCATCTGTCAATGTGGTCCGTGCCATGATTGATAATTGGGATATCCTCTTCCAG GTGCCTCCCCATATTCAGAGGCAGGTTGCTAAGCGTGTGTGGAAATCCAGTCCTGAAGCCCTTGATTTTATCAGACGTAGGAATTTGAGGAAGATCCA GAGTGCGCGGATAAAGATGGAAGAGGATGCTTTACTTTCTGATCCAGTAGAAAGCTCTGCTGAAGCCCGGGCTGCTGTCCTTGCTCAAAGCAAGCCTTTTGATGAAG GTTCCTCTGAGGAGCCAGCTGTGCCTCCCGGCACTGCCCATTCCCATGACGATGAGGAAGGAGCGGGTAACCCCCCAATTCTGGAGCAAGACCGCCCATTGCTCCGTGTGCCCCGGGAGAAGGAGGCCAAAACTGGCATCGGCTACTTCTTTCCTTAG
- the ARHGAP36 gene encoding rho GTPase-activating protein 36 isoform X3, whose amino-acid sequence MISIHSLSELERLKLQETAYHELVARHFLSEFKPDRVISLKTFGIRLEEVLVNELTRRKHLELRAEMQIEESTGQALGRRRGNVVQRMFGRIRRFFSRRRDEPSLPREFTRRGRRGAVSVDSLAELEDGALLLQTLQLSKISFPIGQRLLGSKRKMSLNPIAKQIPQVVEVCCNFIEKHGLSTVGIFTLEYSEERVRELREEFDQGLDIVLDDTQNVHDVAALLKEFFRDMKDSLLPDDLYMSFLLTATLKPQDQLSALQLLVYLMPPCHSDTLERLLKALHKITENCEDSIGFDGQLVSGNRMTSTNLALVFGSALLKKGRFAKRESRKTRLGIDHYVASVNVVRAMIDNWDILFQVPPHIQRQVAKRVWKSSPEALDFIRRRNLRKIQSARIKMEEDALLSDPVESSAEARAAVLAQSKPFDEGSSEEPAVPPGTAHSHDDEEGAGNPPILEQDRPLLRVPREKEAKTGIGYFFP is encoded by the exons ATGATATCAATACACAGTCTTTCGGAGCTGGAACGTCTGAAGCTGCAAGAGACTGCTTACCACGAACTAGTGGCCAGACATTTCCTCTCTGAATTCAAACCTGATAGAG TCATATCACTGAAGACATTTGGCATTCGTCTGGAGGAGGTGTTGGTGAATGAGCTTACCCGCCGCAAGCATCTTGAACTAAGAGCCGAGATGCAGATTGAAGAATCCACTGGTCAGGCTTTGGGCCGTCGTCGGGGAAACGTGGTGCAAAGGATGTTTGGCCGCATTAGGCGCTTTTTCAGTCGCAGACGGGATGAGCCCTCCTTGCCCCGGGAGTTCACTCGCCGTGGGCGTCGA GGTGCAGTATCTGTGGATAGCTTGGCTGAACTGGAGGATGGGGCCCTGCTGCTGCAGACCTTGCAGCTTTCCAAGATTTCCTTTCCAATTGGCCAGCGACTTCTTGGatccaaaaggaaaatgagcCTCAACCCAATTGCTAAACAAATCCCCCAAGTTGTTGAGGTTTGCTGCAACTTCATTGAGAAACATG GCTTAAGCACAGTGGGGATTTTCACCCTGGAATATTCTGAGGAGAGAGTGCGTGAG CTCCGTGAAGAATTTGATCAAGGTTTGGATATAGTGCTGGATGACACTCAGAATGTGCATGATGTGGCTGCGCTTCTCAAGGAGTTTTTCCGTGACATGAAGGACTCTCTGCTGCCAGATGATCTGTACATGTCCTTCCTCTTGACAGCAA ctcTGAAGCCGCAAGATCAGCTTTCTGCCCTGCAATTGCTGGTTTACCTGATGCCACCTTGCCACAGTGACACTCTGGAGCGTCTGCTGAAGGCTCTGCATAAAATCACTGAGAACTGCGAAGATTCCATTGGCTTTGATGGACAGTTG GTTTCAGGCAACCGTATGACTTCCACCAATTTAGCCTTGGTGTTTGGATCTGCCCTTCTGAAGAAGGGGAGATTTGCCAAAAGGGAGTCCAGGAAAACAAGACTGGGGATTGACCACTATGTTGCATCTGTCAATGTGGTCCGTGCCATGATTGATAATTGGGATATCCTCTTCCAG GTGCCTCCCCATATTCAGAGGCAGGTTGCTAAGCGTGTGTGGAAATCCAGTCCTGAAGCCCTTGATTTTATCAGACGTAGGAATTTGAGGAAGATCCA GAGTGCGCGGATAAAGATGGAAGAGGATGCTTTACTTTCTGATCCAGTAGAAAGCTCTGCTGAAGCCCGGGCTGCTGTCCTTGCTCAAAGCAAGCCTTTTGATGAAG GTTCCTCTGAGGAGCCAGCTGTGCCTCCCGGCACTGCCCATTCCCATGACGATGAGGAAGGAGCGGGTAACCCCCCAATTCTGGAGCAAGACCGCCCATTGCTCCGTGTGCCCCGGGAGAAGGAGGCCAAAACTGGCATCGGCTACTTCTTTCCTTAG
- the ARHGAP36 gene encoding rho GTPase-activating protein 36 isoform X2, whose protein sequence is MISIHSLSELERLKLQETAYHELVARHFLSEFKPDRALPIDRPNTLEKWFLILRGQQRVISLKTFGIRLEEVLVNELTRRKHLELRAEMQIEESTGQALGRRRGNVVQRMFGRIRRFFSRRRDEPSLPREFTRRGRRGAVSVDSLAELEDGALLLQTLQLSKISFPIGQRLLGSKRKMSLNPIAKQIPQVVEVCCNFIEKHGLSTVGIFTLEYSEERVRELREEFDQGLDIVLDDTQNVHDVAALLKEFFRDMKDSLLPDDLYMSFLLTATLKPQDQLSALQLLVYLMPPCHSDTLERLLKALHKITENCEDSIGFDGQLVSGNRMTSTNLALVFGSALLKKGRFAKRESRKTRLGIDHYVASVNVVRAMIDNWDILFQVPPHIQRQVAKRVWKSSPEALDFIRRRNLRKIQSARIKMEEDALLSDPVESSAEARAAVLAQSKPFDEGSSEEPAVPPGTAHSHDDEEGAGNPPILEQDRPLLRVPREKEAKTGIGYFFP, encoded by the exons ATGATATCAATACACAGTCTTTCGGAGCTGGAACGTCTGAAGCTGCAAGAGACTGCTTACCACGAACTAGTGGCCAGACATTTCCTCTCTGAATTCAAACCTGATAGAG CTCTACCTATTGACCGTCCAAACACCTTGGAGAAGTGGTTTCTGATTCTGAGAGGACAACAGAGGG TCATATCACTGAAGACATTTGGCATTCGTCTGGAGGAGGTGTTGGTGAATGAGCTTACCCGCCGCAAGCATCTTGAACTAAGAGCCGAGATGCAGATTGAAGAATCCACTGGTCAGGCTTTGGGCCGTCGTCGGGGAAACGTGGTGCAAAGGATGTTTGGCCGCATTAGGCGCTTTTTCAGTCGCAGACGGGATGAGCCCTCCTTGCCCCGGGAGTTCACTCGCCGTGGGCGTCGA GGTGCAGTATCTGTGGATAGCTTGGCTGAACTGGAGGATGGGGCCCTGCTGCTGCAGACCTTGCAGCTTTCCAAGATTTCCTTTCCAATTGGCCAGCGACTTCTTGGatccaaaaggaaaatgagcCTCAACCCAATTGCTAAACAAATCCCCCAAGTTGTTGAGGTTTGCTGCAACTTCATTGAGAAACATG GCTTAAGCACAGTGGGGATTTTCACCCTGGAATATTCTGAGGAGAGAGTGCGTGAG CTCCGTGAAGAATTTGATCAAGGTTTGGATATAGTGCTGGATGACACTCAGAATGTGCATGATGTGGCTGCGCTTCTCAAGGAGTTTTTCCGTGACATGAAGGACTCTCTGCTGCCAGATGATCTGTACATGTCCTTCCTCTTGACAGCAA ctcTGAAGCCGCAAGATCAGCTTTCTGCCCTGCAATTGCTGGTTTACCTGATGCCACCTTGCCACAGTGACACTCTGGAGCGTCTGCTGAAGGCTCTGCATAAAATCACTGAGAACTGCGAAGATTCCATTGGCTTTGATGGACAGTTG GTTTCAGGCAACCGTATGACTTCCACCAATTTAGCCTTGGTGTTTGGATCTGCCCTTCTGAAGAAGGGGAGATTTGCCAAAAGGGAGTCCAGGAAAACAAGACTGGGGATTGACCACTATGTTGCATCTGTCAATGTGGTCCGTGCCATGATTGATAATTGGGATATCCTCTTCCAG GTGCCTCCCCATATTCAGAGGCAGGTTGCTAAGCGTGTGTGGAAATCCAGTCCTGAAGCCCTTGATTTTATCAGACGTAGGAATTTGAGGAAGATCCA GAGTGCGCGGATAAAGATGGAAGAGGATGCTTTACTTTCTGATCCAGTAGAAAGCTCTGCTGAAGCCCGGGCTGCTGTCCTTGCTCAAAGCAAGCCTTTTGATGAAG GTTCCTCTGAGGAGCCAGCTGTGCCTCCCGGCACTGCCCATTCCCATGACGATGAGGAAGGAGCGGGTAACCCCCCAATTCTGGAGCAAGACCGCCCATTGCTCCGTGTGCCCCGGGAGAAGGAGGCCAAAACTGGCATCGGCTACTTCTTTCCTTAG